A genomic window from Leptolyngbya sp. BL0902 includes:
- a CDS encoding glutaredoxin family protein, which yields MEELAMKFVLYSKPGCHLCEGLEEKLVAASHLNFELEVRDITQREDWFQRYQYEIPVLCQVQEGESGTTELPLPRLSPRAPQARVEQWIQTYLGQGKAE from the coding sequence GTGGAAGAACTAGCAATGAAATTTGTGCTGTACAGCAAGCCCGGTTGTCATTTGTGTGAAGGGCTAGAGGAAAAACTTGTTGCGGCTAGTCACCTCAATTTTGAATTGGAGGTGAGGGATATTACCCAGCGCGAAGACTGGTTTCAGCGCTATCAGTACGAAATTCCGGTGCTGTGCCAGGTGCAGGAGGGAGAATCCGGCACCACAGAACTTCCCCTGCCGCGCCTGTCGCCCCGTGCCCCCCAGGCCAGGGTGGAACAATGGATACAGACTTATTTGGGCC